A region of uncultured Desulfobacter sp. DNA encodes the following proteins:
- a CDS encoding ABC transporter permease subunit produces the protein MKKPRVTALLCTLLGIAALAFAWHLASQRFSGLVVPRPLETLGAGVHLLSDTDFLSRHLWISLERMSAALGAGIMIGGSFGLLAGFVPRVRAFIEPVRWMLTTVPGVVIVIVFMLWFGMGDTMVVAISAAMGAPVIFVNLADAMGQVDTALLEMARVYRFSPWTRLTKIYAMAAAGPFFSALVIAAGTIVRVAVLAEVLGADQGIGHCMSIARTRMDTPALYALALISMCVAGGAEFFIFRPLERRMTGRWE, from the coding sequence ATGAAGAAACCCCGCGTGACAGCGCTGCTGTGTACCCTTCTTGGCATCGCAGCCCTTGCATTCGCCTGGCACCTGGCAAGCCAGAGGTTTTCAGGCCTTGTGGTCCCCCGGCCGCTGGAAACCCTGGGGGCCGGGGTGCACCTGCTGTCTGACACTGATTTTTTGAGCCGCCATTTGTGGATCAGTCTGGAGCGGATGTCCGCAGCCCTTGGGGCCGGCATCATGATCGGCGGGAGCTTCGGGCTTCTGGCCGGGTTCGTCCCCCGGGTCCGGGCCTTTATAGAACCAGTGCGCTGGATGTTGACCACCGTGCCCGGGGTGGTGATTGTCATTGTGTTCATGCTCTGGTTCGGCATGGGTGACACCATGGTGGTTGCCATTTCTGCGGCCATGGGGGCGCCGGTTATCTTTGTGAATCTGGCCGATGCCATGGGCCAAGTGGATACGGCGCTTCTGGAAATGGCCCGGGTCTACCGGTTCAGCCCTTGGACCCGGCTGACAAAAATTTATGCCATGGCAGCGGCAGGCCCGTTTTTTTCAGCCCTGGTCATTGCCGCCGGCACCATTGTCCGGGTGGCGGTGCTGGCCGAGGTGCTGGGGGCGGACCAGGGCATCGGCCACTGCATGTCCATTGCCCGGACCCGGATGGACACACCTGCCCTGTACGCCCTGGCATTGATCAGCATGTGCGTGGCCGGCGGAGCAGAGTTCTTTATCTTTCGCCCCCTGGAGCGGCGCATGACGGGCAGATGGGAATAA
- a CDS encoding ATP-binding cassette domain-containing protein, whose product MNTATGVENSPEAGTGQAVPQTPVLAFEDVTMTYGGLRVFAHFNLWLLPGRVLGVRGPSGSGKSTLLKMAAGLIPPAEGRVTLPRGPIGYVFQEPRLIPWYTALENICLAMTACGHPKAAARETAAGLLSDMGLESFENHYPRQLSGGMNQRVSIARALAVKPVLLLLDEPFTGLDPAMKSRVRDNLSRVVSDQGISVMHVTHDTRELLPQTREVVTLGQWHDPRRFGPTRYLG is encoded by the coding sequence ATGAACACGGCGACGGGCGTAGAAAATTCTCCAGAGGCCGGGACGGGGCAGGCAGTGCCCCAAACACCCGTGCTTGCATTTGAAGATGTGACCATGACCTACGGCGGCCTGCGGGTGTTCGCCCACTTCAACCTGTGGCTTCTGCCCGGCCGGGTACTGGGTGTCCGGGGGCCCAGCGGATCCGGCAAATCCACCCTGTTGAAAATGGCGGCAGGCCTGATCCCTCCGGCCGAGGGCAGGGTAACCCTGCCCCGGGGCCCCATCGGATACGTATTTCAGGAACCCCGGCTCATTCCCTGGTACACCGCCCTTGAAAACATCTGCCTTGCCATGACCGCCTGCGGCCATCCCAAGGCGGCGGCCAGGGAAACTGCGGCCGGACTTCTTTCGGACATGGGCCTTGAATCCTTTGAAAACCATTATCCCCGCCAGCTGTCCGGGGGCATGAACCAACGGGTCTCCATTGCCCGGGCACTGGCTGTAAAGCCTGTCCTTCTGCTTCTGGATGAACCCTTCACCGGCCTTGACCCGGCCATGAAATCCCGGGTGCGGGACAACCTGAGCCGTGTGGTGTCCGATCAGGGAATCAGCGTCATGCATGTGACCCATGACACCCGTGAACTTTTGCCCCAGACCCGGGAGGTGGTCACTCTTGGACAGTGGCATGATCCCCGGCGCTTCGGGCCGACTCGTTATCTTGGTTAG
- a CDS encoding helix-turn-helix domain-containing protein — protein sequence MRKSVFLSYHIRDNQEIAEIVLNESILEGMIANATLSHEDRLRTFYKAMLFSSGMLKQEGWVNIPIKLTSEELGMIINSSRVTVSRIQNKWIKAGLCSKEGSRLRLDQHLFHGIYDWRDCRSE from the coding sequence TTGAGAAAAAGCGTCTTCCTATCCTACCATATCCGGGACAACCAGGAAATTGCCGAGATTGTCCTGAATGAAAGCATTTTGGAAGGAATGATTGCCAACGCAACACTGTCCCACGAAGATCGCTTAAGAACTTTCTACAAGGCCATGTTGTTTTCCAGCGGTATGCTGAAACAGGAGGGTTGGGTTAACATACCCATCAAGCTGACCAGCGAAGAGCTGGGCATGATCATCAATTCCAGCCGGGTCACCGTCAGCCGCATCCAGAACAAATGGATCAAAGCCGGACTATGCAGTAAGGAAGGATCACGTCTGCGACTTGATCAACATCTGTTTCACGGCATTTATGACTGGCGCGACTGCCGCAGCGAATGA
- a CDS encoding ATP-binding protein, whose product MKRIFFSFFLFIMISMIGLQYAQPLLIGKPMQEFYRQEYLVYWRNLTQGTFHLLLRELQPLAPAQQELRLQQLHNHFGYPISLVAADHLVLSAAERQQLNRHLIVVTNNGSLFYRIIPGTDRVITMGPILDFDISLQVHLLSWALITLLFGLMAMLWARPFWSKLRKISNAAQAFGQGDFSARAQLPQRSALAPLAGTFNDMAGRIQQLIGSHKELTRAVSHELRTPISRIRFGLEMAQSSTQELERQNYIADIGRDVDELDELVSELLVYARFDREAPKLHQEQLVLAPWLLETIRETAAALTRTTVTCLIAEQAESVRALVAPRYLGRAVSNLIINADKYAKRKIVVRLEFQEERCLIHIDDDGPGIPCADRERIFKPFVRLDGSRAKETGGHGLGLAIVKQVISLHGGTVWTEPSPLGGARFTLCW is encoded by the coding sequence ATGAAGCGGATATTTTTTTCTTTTTTTCTGTTTATCATGATCAGTATGATCGGGTTGCAGTATGCTCAGCCGTTGCTGATAGGCAAGCCTATGCAGGAATTTTATCGGCAGGAATACCTTGTCTATTGGCGTAACTTGACACAGGGGACCTTTCATTTGCTGTTGAGGGAGTTGCAGCCTCTTGCCCCCGCTCAGCAGGAACTCCGTTTGCAGCAACTGCACAATCATTTTGGTTATCCGATTAGCCTGGTCGCTGCCGATCATCTTGTATTGTCGGCGGCGGAACGTCAGCAGTTAAATCGTCATCTAATTGTTGTCACAAACAACGGTTCACTGTTTTATCGAATCATCCCGGGGACAGACCGGGTTATCACCATGGGGCCAATCCTGGATTTCGATATATCACTACAGGTTCATCTTTTGTCTTGGGCACTGATTACCCTGCTCTTTGGACTGATGGCCATGCTTTGGGCACGCCCATTTTGGTCGAAATTGAGAAAAATCAGTAATGCGGCTCAAGCTTTCGGTCAGGGAGACTTTAGTGCTCGAGCGCAATTGCCCCAACGTTCGGCTCTGGCGCCGCTGGCTGGAACTTTTAACGACATGGCCGGACGAATACAGCAACTGATCGGGTCGCACAAAGAATTGACCCGGGCCGTTTCTCACGAGCTTCGGACCCCAATATCGCGCATTCGTTTTGGCCTGGAAATGGCGCAATCCTCAACACAGGAACTGGAACGGCAAAATTACATTGCCGATATTGGGCGCGATGTCGATGAGTTGGACGAACTGGTTTCCGAGCTTTTGGTCTATGCTCGTTTTGACCGGGAGGCGCCAAAACTTCATCAGGAACAGTTGGTCCTGGCCCCATGGTTGTTGGAAACCATCAGAGAGACGGCAGCCGCACTAACACGAACAACGGTTACATGTCTGATTGCTGAGCAAGCTGAATCGGTCAGAGCACTGGTGGCTCCACGTTACCTGGGCCGGGCGGTCAGCAATTTAATAATCAACGCCGATAAATATGCAAAAAGAAAGATCGTTGTCAGGCTGGAATTTCAGGAAGAGCGTTGTCTTATTCATATTGATGATGATGGTCCGGGAATTCCCTGCGCTGATCGAGAACGGATCTTCAAACCTTTCGTCAGGTTGGATGGTAGCCGGGCCAAAGAGACCGGCGGACATGGCCTGGGACTGGCAATCGTCAAGCAGGTGATCTCCTTGCACGGCGGGACCGTCTGGACCGAACCTTCCCCGCTGGGAGGTGCTCGTTTTACCCTTTGCTGGTAG